A window of Exiguobacterium sp. Helios genomic DNA:
TCCGGTCGGCCTGACGCTGAATAGGGGCTTTTTCCGTTTGCGCTTGTTCGACGACACGGATGATGCTTGCGAGCATCGTCTCCTGACCGACTTTCGTGGCTTGAATCGTCAGGTGACCGTTCGTGTTCAAGGTCCCGCCGATTACAACATCCTCGATTCCTTTATGAGCCGGAAGTGGTTCTCCGGTCAACATCGATTCGTCGAGATAAGCATCACCGGCTGTGATGACACCGTCGACCGGAATTTTTTGACCGGGTTTAACGATCAACTGCATGCCGGGTTGAACCTGATCGAGTGAAACCGTCCGCTCGACGCCTTGCTCCAGGACGATAGCATCTGTCGCCTGCAAGGAAAGGAGGCTTTTGATGGCACCCGTTGTTTTTTGTTTGGCACGATCCTCGAGGACTTTTCCGAGCAGGACGAGCGTAATCAGAACAGCACTGGTCTCAAAGTAGAGATTCGGCATCACCGAGTGAATCATCATTTCGGCAACGGAATAGAAATAGGCTGCGGACGTTCCAAGTACGACCAGGACGTCCATGTTGGCACTCCCGCTCCGAAGACTTTTATAGGCACCGACATAGAAGGGGGCACCGATGATGAACTGGACCGGCGTCGCCAGGGCGAACTGCAGCCAGGGGTTCATGAGCCAAGGCAGATGGATCGGACTGTTCGGAATGTGGGAGACCATACTGAGCAGTAACGGCAGGGACAAGAAAGCGGCAATCCAAAAACGGTAGAGCATCCGGCGGTTTTGCACCTGTTCGTGTGGCGTCGTTTTAATCGTGGCACCATATCCGATTTTTTTAATCTTATCTAAAATCAGTTGTTCATCCATCTCTTCCGGAACATCAATCCGTGCTGTTTCGAGCGGCAGGTTGACGGTGGCTTCGACTCCGTCCATCCGGTTCAAGACCTTTTCTATCCGGGCCGAACAGGCCGCACACGTCATGCCTTCGATATTCAGTTCCATCGTTTTCGACATTGAAATCCCTCCTTACTTCTTAAGACGGGCAATAACGGCCATCAGTTCATCAACGTAGACATCTGTATCCTGTTTGCCGGTCGCCGCATCGTGCATACACATTTTGACGTGGCGTTCGATGACCTGCAACTCGACTTGGCGGAGCGCCGCTTGAATCGATGCGGTCTGGGTCAGGATATCGATACAATACCGGTCTTCTGCGACCATGTTGGCAATGCCGCGGACTTGGCCTTCAATTCGTTTTAAACGTTTCAATAAGGCGTCTTGTTCTTCCGCGGAACGGGGAACAAGAGGATGATCATGCGTCATGGGGAACACCTCTTTCTTGGTTAGTTGATACATTGAGTATATCATATAGGTATAGGGGGTACTAGTATAAAGATTGATTTTCAAAAAAACCAAATGAAAAAGGCAACGGATTTGGTGTCCGTCGCCTAATCATCAAAGAAAAAGTGTTCGTTTGCTCGAAATCGCTTCCTAGGAAAAAAACAAGCAGGAGCGACCCTGCAGCGAAGCGAAGCGGCGCGATGATTGTTCCAGGAAAACGATTCAAAGCAAACAACAAGAGGTTCTTCCCGATAACGGGAAAAACCTCTTGGCGTTATTGATTGGAAACTTGCGGTTTAATGATTTGTTCATTCAACGACCGGTTACTGATGATGTCTTCCGCTTGGGTCGCCCGTTTAATGAAGAACGACAGAACAAACGCGAGACCTGCGATGAACGTTGAGATGAAGAACGCATAGTTGATGCCGTCAAGCGTTGCCTGCATGATGATTTGTTGTTTCATCGCGGCTGCGGCTTCCGCTGTGGGTTGGCTCGTCATGTTTTTCGCTGCTTCTTGTGCAAGTTCCGTTCCACGCGTTTTTGCGTGCGTAGACATGATTGTAACGAGAAGTGCCGTTCCGATTGCACCGGAAACTTGTTGCAACGTATTATTCATCGCCGTTCCGTGTGGATAGTAACGCGTCGGTAATTGGTTGAGACCGTTCGTCGAGACCGGCATCATGACCATCGACATCCCGAACATCCGGAGTGAGTAGAGAATGATCAAGTGTGTATAGGTCGTATCCATTTTAAGCTGACTGAAATAATAACTCGTGACGACGGTGATGAACAAGCCTGTGATGGCAAGTGGACGACCGCCGATTTTATCAAACAGTTTCCCGTTGATCGGTGACATGACCGCCATGAGGATCGCACCCGGTAGTAACATCAGACCGGCATCGAGCGGAGAAATTCCGCGAATCGTCTGAACGTAAATCGGTAACAGCAACATACCGGAGAACATCGCGATTGTGACGACCATCGAGATGACGGACGATAAAGCAAACATCGGATAACGGTAAATTTTGAAGTTCAGCATCGGACGTTCCATTTTCAACTGACGTGTGATGAACGTGACGAGTGCGACGACTCCGATAATCAACGCTAAAATGACTTGCAGACTGTCCCAACCTTTTGAGCCGGCAGAACTGAAACCATAGAGCAGACCGCCGAATCCGAAGGACGACAAGACGACAGACATAAAGTCGAGTTTAGCGTTAGACCGTTCTTTTACATCACGAAGCAGGACGAATCCGGCAACGAGGACAAGTAAGGCGATTGGTGTAATGAAGTGGAACAACATCCGCCAATCGTAATGTTCGATGATCCAACCGGAAAGAGTTGGACCAATTGCGGGAGCACCCATCATGATGAGTCCGAAGAAGCCCATCGCCGTTCCGCGTTTTTCAATCGGGAAGCTGACGAGCATGACGTTCATCAGAAGCGGCATCATGATTGCGGATCCGGAAGCCTGGACCATCCGTCCGGCAAGCAAGACCGGGAAAGCATCCGCGAAGCCGGCAAGAATCGTACCGGCAGAGAACAACGTCATCGCGAGCAGGAACAGACGACGGACTGAGAATTTTTGAATCAGGAAAGCAGAGGTCGGGATCAAAATCCCGTTGACGAGCATGAAACCGGTCGATAACCACTGGACCGTTGACGTTTCAATTTCAAGATCCTTCATGATGGAAGGTAAAGCAATGTTCAGTAATGTGTTATTTAAAAAAGCGATAAAGGCACCAATCATCAATACGGCAAGGATGCCGTAAGGGGGACGAGCGGTAGCAGATTTTTCGTGTGACATGGTTTTCCTCCTTAATGAACTAACAGTACACAATTCTATACGGTCGTTATATCTGTTGTCTATCTTAATCTGAATTAGCTTGAATTACAAATATTAATAGCTAAGAAAGGTAATTTTATTTGTTATGAAGAAGACGGGCTGTAATGGAATATGAAATCATCAAAAAAACGTGCGCCTTTTCCTGTTAGGAAGCAACAGGAAAAGGCGCACGCTTAGAAATGCCGGGACAATCATCCGACGTACGTGTGTAAGGCATCTGTCGTGATGTCATAATGAGAGGTCGTCCAGACCGCTTTTCCATCTTGAATGAACAAGACTTGCGGTGATTCATGCCGGACGTTGTACTGTTCTGCGATGTGATTCGATAATGTCCGTGCTTCCTGAATCAATAAATAAGCAGTCGGAATTTCTGTCGTATCCGCATACTTCGTATAGGCGGAAAAACCGGCTGAACTAATCGGACAGGTCGTGCTGTGTTTACAAATCACGAATGTTGCATGTTCGGAAACGAATTGATCAAAGTCGGAAATCGATTGTAATTTTCTGAGTTGTGTCATTTTTATCAGCCTCCATAAGTCCGTAAACGGTCACTTAACTTCAGATTTTCCCTGTAATCGACCGGACAGTCAATTAAAACGGGTACGTCACTCAGAAAAGCTTGTTCAAGACAACTGGACAGGGTGCCATGTTCTCCGACACGCAGACCAAGTGCTCCAAAGGCGACCGCCAGTTTGACGAGATCCGGATTGTCGAATTCGATATAAGGTGC
This region includes:
- a CDS encoding metal-sensitive transcriptional regulator, whose product is MTHDHPLVPRSAEEQDALLKRLKRIEGQVRGIANMVAEDRYCIDILTQTASIQAALRQVELQVIERHVKMCMHDAATGKQDTDVYVDELMAVIARLKK
- a CDS encoding DHA2 family efflux MFS transporter permease subunit; translation: MSHEKSATARPPYGILAVLMIGAFIAFLNNTLLNIALPSIMKDLEIETSTVQWLSTGFMLVNGILIPTSAFLIQKFSVRRLFLLAMTLFSAGTILAGFADAFPVLLAGRMVQASGSAIMMPLLMNVMLVSFPIEKRGTAMGFFGLIMMGAPAIGPTLSGWIIEHYDWRMLFHFITPIALLVLVAGFVLLRDVKERSNAKLDFMSVVLSSFGFGGLLYGFSSAGSKGWDSLQVILALIIGVVALVTFITRQLKMERPMLNFKIYRYPMFALSSVISMVVTIAMFSGMLLLPIYVQTIRGISPLDAGLMLLPGAILMAVMSPINGKLFDKIGGRPLAITGLFITVVTSYYFSQLKMDTTYTHLIILYSLRMFGMSMVMMPVSTNGLNQLPTRYYPHGTAMNNTLQQVSGAIGTALLVTIMSTHAKTRGTELAQEAAKNMTSQPTAEAAAAMKQQIIMQATLDGINYAFFISTFIAGLAFVLSFFIKRATQAEDIISNRSLNEQIIKPQVSNQ
- the ytxJ gene encoding bacillithiol system redox-active protein YtxJ translates to MTQLRKLQSISDFDQFVSEHATFVICKHSTTCPISSAGFSAYTKYADTTEIPTAYLLIQEARTLSNHIAEQYNVRHESPQVLFIQDGKAVWTTSHYDITTDALHTYVG